In Ochotona princeps isolate mOchPri1 chromosome 22, mOchPri1.hap1, whole genome shotgun sequence, the following are encoded in one genomic region:
- the PRND gene encoding prion-like protein doppel yields the protein MRKHLGGWGLAIVCVLLFSLLPTVKARGIKHRIKWNRKALPSTAQITEARVAENRPGTFIRQGQKLSIDFGPEGNKYYEANYWQFPDGIHYDGCSEGNVTKEVFVAKCINATQAANQGEFSREKQNKLHQRVLWRLIKELCSIKHCDFWLERGAGFPVTVGQPMVVLCLLIFTWVLVK from the coding sequence ATGAGGAAGCATCTGGGAGGGTGGGGCTTGGCCATTGTTTGCGTCCTGCTCTTCAGCCTTCTGCCCACAGTCAAGGCGAGAGGCATAAAGCACAGGATCAAATGGAACCGCAAGGcactgcccagcacagcccagatCACAGAAGCACGCGTGGCTGAGAACCGCCCTGGAACCTTCATCCGGCAGGGCCAGAAGCTCAGCATCGACTTCGGGCCAGAGGGCAACAAGTACTATGAAGCCAACTACTGGCAGTTTCCCGATGGCATCCACTACGACGGCTGTTCTGAAGGCAATGTGACCAAGGAAGTGTTCGTGGCCAAGTGCATCAACGCCACGCAGGCGGCCAACCAGGGCGAGTTTTCCCGGGAGAAGCAGAACAAGTTGCACCAGCGGGTCCTGTGGCGGCTGATCAAGGAGCTGTGCTCCATCAAGCACTGTGACTTCTGGTTGGAAAGGGGGGCTGGATTTCCAGTCACTGTGGGCCAGCCCATGGTGGTGCTGTGCCTGCTGATTTTCACCTGGGTCCTGGTGAAATAG